The Bifidobacterium bifidum ATCC 29521 = JCM 1255 = DSM 20456 region CGTCATCAGCCCCGACATGACCCCCACCAAGGCGCTCGGCGCCGGCGAGGTCGGCTACATCATCACCGGCGCGAAGGACGTCAGCCAGTCCAAGGTCGGCGACACCGTGACCTCCGCCGTCCGCCCTGCAGCCGAGGCGCTGCCCGGCTATCGCGACCCCCAGCCCATGGTGTACGCGGGTCTCTTCCCGATCGACAACGCCCAGTTCCCCGAACTGCGCGACGCGCTCGACAAGCTCAAGCTCAACGACGCCGCGCTCATCTACGAGCCCGAGACGTCGGTGGCGCTGGGCTTCGGCTTTCGATGCGGGTTCCTCGGCTTGCTGCACATGGAGATCGTCTCGGAGCGTCTGGAACGCGAGTTCGGTCTCGACCTGATCTCCACCGCGCCGAACGTTCCGTATGAGGTGACCGCCGAGGACAACACCGTGCACCGGGTGACCAACCCGAGTGAATTCCCGGACGGCAAGATCAAGAAGATCGTCGAGCCGATGGTCGCTGCCGACATCATCACGCCGAAGGATTTCATTGGTTCGGTGATGGACCTGTGTCAGGACCACCGCGGCATCATGGGCACGATGGAATACATCTCCACCGACCGCGTGGAGATGCACTACCGCATCCCGCTCGCCGAGATTGTGTTCGACTTCTTCGACCAGCTCAAGTCCCGCACCAAGGGCTACGCGTCACTCGACTACCATGAGGACGGCGAGCAGGCCGCGGACCTCGTCAAGGTCGACATCCTCATCCAGGGCGAGAAGGTCGACGCGTTCAGCGCCATCGTGCATCGCGACAAGGCATACAGCTACGGCGTGATGATGACCAAGAAGCTGCGCGAGCTGATTCCCCGCCAGCAGTTCGAGATCCCGATTCAGGCGGCGATCGGATCGCGCATCATCGCACGCGAGAACATCCGTGCACTGCGCAAGGACGTGCTCGCCAAATGCTACGGCGGCGACATCACCCGTAAGCGCAAGCTGCTCGAAAAGCAGAAGGCCGGCAAGAAGCGCATGAAGATGCTCGGCCACGTCGAGGTGCCGCAGGAGGCGTTCATCGCGGCCCTGTCCACCGGCGAGGCCGGCAACGACCGCGACACCAAGGATAAGATCCGCGCCGCGCAGAAGACGGAAGGCTGATGGAGGTCTTTGATATGCCCCCGCTGGCGGGGGCTGACAGCCGAAGGCTGGCTGGGGGTGGTCCAGCGAATGACCGCCTTCAGCCGGCTACGCCGACAACCCCCGCCAACGCGGGCGATGCGGCAGGCTACGAAATCTACATCCATGTGCCGTTCTGCATGCGGCGTTGCGGCTACTGCGATTTCAACACATACACGGCCACGGACATGGGCGCGGGCGCGTCCCGTGGCAATTACGCGAACATGGTGGTGCGTGAGATGCGTCTCGTGCGCGATTGGCAGCTCGTGCACGGCATCGAGGAGCCGCCCGTCTCCACGGTGTTCTTCGGCGGCGGCACGCCCACTATTCTGCCGGCGCGCGATCTGGTCATGATGCTGGACGCGGTCCGCGGCCTGTGGGGCATCGAACCGGAGGCGGAGATCACCACCGAGGCGAATCCCGACACGGTCGACGAGCGCTATATCGGCGCGCTCGCGGAAGGAGGGTTCACCCGCGTGTCATTCGGCATGCAGTCAACCGTGCCGCATGTGTTGAAAACCCTCGACCGCACGCATACGCCCGCCAATGTGGAGGCCGGTGTCAGGGCGGCCGACAGGGCCGGCCTGCGCTCCAGCGTGGACCTGATCTACGGGGCGCCGGGGGAGAGCCTTGACGATTGGCGAGACTCGGTGCGCACGGCAGTCGATCTTGGCGTGAACCATGTCTCCGCCTATGCACTTACCGTGGAACCGACCACGAAGATGGGTCGACAGATCGCGGCGGGCACATTGCCCAAGCCCGACGATGACGACGAGGCAGCGAAATACGAGATCGCCGATGACCTGTTCGCCGCGGCGGGCCTAGAATGGTACGAGATATCGAACTGGTCGCGTCCGGGCTATGAGAGCCGGCACAATCTCGGGTATTGGCGCAACGTCGACTGGGCCGGCCTGGGCCCTGGAGCGCACAGCCATTACAACATGGTTATGGGCAGCTCCACAGACGGTGACGCCGCGAACAGCGACGCCGCTGGAGACGTTTCGGCTTCCGTAACCTCCACATCGATGCGCGGTTGGGACATCGCGCATCCGCGCATGTGGGGGATGGCCATCAACGACGGGCGTGTGCCGTGGTCGGGCGATGAGACCATATCGCCCACGGAGAACCTTGAAGAGCTCATCATGCTTGGCCTGCGCATTCGGGAAGGGCTCGACATCGGCCGCGTCAATCGGCATATCGAAGCGGTGAACCGGGCGCAGGATGCGGCGCAGGGAACGCTGCGCATCATCGACGACGCGTGCCTCACGCCGCTGGTCGGGGATGGCCTCATCACCCTCGACCCGACGACGGGCCATGCCGTCGCCACGAGGAGAGGCCGGTTGCTCAACGACGCCGTCATCGAGCGCATGTTCGGCGCGGTCGGCCTGTAGTGGCTCCGGCAGTGAAACGTCGAAGCAGACCTTGACCGTGCCGAACTTCACCTTGCTCACGATGGAGAATGCGTCACCCAGGCTATGCTGGAGATCGGCGAGGTTCCGAGGTCGCTTTTCGTGATGAGTGCGATGCCGAAGGATCCGATGGCGATTCCCGCCAGAAAGCATATCAGCCGCTTGATGAAATACGGCATGAATCATGACTCCTTTCGTGTGTTCTGCCCGATGTAGTGCTGGAAGGCAGGTCGACGGGATGCCTGTTGCGTCAGGCTTGAAGATTCTCGATTACCTTGCGCAGAGAGCTTCGCAGTCTCTCGCGTTCCGCCGCGGTCTCGTACCGTGCAGCTTCGCTGCCGTGCTAGCACCTTTTGGGTTGTAAGCAAACTAAATATGTCCATCGGAGAAAAGTTCAATACAGATAAAATTGAACTCAGGTTGTTTTGCTGACAAAGCCGTGATATTCTTTTGAACCAGAATTTGAACTTTGAACCAACGTGAATTGAGGAAGTCATTGGAGAGCTTCGCGACGCGGCTGAGAACCGCCATGAACGCCCGTCACCTCAGACAGGTCGACATCGTGCGTGCCGCCCAGGCGTCAGGTGTCAAACTCGGCAAAAGCCACATCAGCCAATATGTCAGCGGCAAGACCACGCCCCGCGCGGATACGCTCAGGTTCCTCGCCGATACACTGCAGGTCGACGAGCAATGGCTGCTCGGCCATGATCGCGGACGGCCCGACATGCCGGCGCAGCCGAAACGGGTGCCGGACAATCCCGGCGGCCGAGCCGACGCGCCACGCACGCCATCATCCCAAGCGGCAGCACCTCAGACAACGTCACCATCACACGAACTGGAAGGAACACCCATGCGTCACTTCAACAAATCCACCAAACTTGACAACGTGCTGTACGACGTGCGCGGACCGGTCGTCGACGAGGCCGCCCGCATGGAGCAGTCCGGCATGCACGTGCTCAAGCTCAACATCGGCAATCCCGCGCCGTTCGGCTTCCGCACGCCGGACGAGGTCGTCTACGACATGTCCCGGCAACTCAGCGACACGGAAGGCTACTCCGCGTCCAAGGGCCTGTTCTCGGCGCGCAAGGCGATCATGCAGTACGCGCAGCTCAAGAACCTGCCCAATGTCGGCATCGAAGACATCTACACCGGCAACGGCGTCAGCGAGCTGATCAACCTGTCGTTGTCCGCCCTGCTCGACAACGGCGACGAGGTGCTGGTGCCCAGCCCCGACTACCCGCTGTGGACCGCCTGCGTCAACCTGGCCGGCGGCACCGCCGTGCACTACGTGTGCGACGAGGAATCCGAATGGTACCCGGACATCGATGACATGCGCAGCAAGATTACCGACCGCACCGTCGCCATCGTCCTGATCAACCCGAACAATCCGACCGGCGCCCTCTACCCGAAGGAGGTGCTGCAGCAGATCGTCGACCTGGCCCGCGAACACCAGCTGATGATCTTCTCCGACGAGATCTACGACCGTCTGGTGATGGACGGTCTCCAGCACGTCTCGATCGCGTCCATGGCCCCGGACCTGTTCTGTGTCACGTTCTCCGGCCTGTCGAAGTCGCACATGATCGCGGGCTACCGCATCGGATGGATGGTGCTCAGCGGCAACAAGTCCATCGCGAAGGACTACATCGAGGGCATCAACATGCTCACCAACATGCGCATCTGCTCGAACGTGCCCGCCCAGTCGATCGTGCAGACCGCCCTCGGCGGCCACCAGAGCGTCAACGACTACATTGTGCCCGGCGGCCGTCTGTACGAGCAGCGCGAATACATCTACAACGCGTTGAACTCGATTCCCG contains the following coding sequences:
- the hemW gene encoding radical SAM family heme chaperone HemW, encoding MRRCGYCDFNTYTATDMGAGASRGNYANMVVREMRLVRDWQLVHGIEEPPVSTVFFGGGTPTILPARDLVMMLDAVRGLWGIEPEAEITTEANPDTVDERYIGALAEGGFTRVSFGMQSTVPHVLKTLDRTHTPANVEAGVRAADRAGLRSSVDLIYGAPGESLDDWRDSVRTAVDLGVNHVSAYALTVEPTTKMGRQIAAGTLPKPDDDDEAAKYEIADDLFAAAGLEWYEISNWSRPGYESRHNLGYWRNVDWAGLGPGAHSHYNMVMGSSTDGDAANSDAAGDVSASVTSTSMRGWDIAHPRMWGMAINDGRVPWSGDETISPTENLEELIMLGLRIREGLDIGRVNRHIEAVNRAQDAAQGTLRIIDDACLTPLVGDGLITLDPTTGHAVATRRGRLLNDAVIERMFGAVGL
- the lepA gene encoding translation elongation factor 4, which translates into the protein MIEPKNKPGFTDQSLIRNFCIIAHIDHGKSTVADRILQLSGIVPEREMRDRFLDRMDIEQERGITIKSQAVRVPWTFEGTEYTLGMIDTPGHVDFTYEVSRALAACEGAVLLVDATQGIEAQTLSNLYMAIDHDLAIIPVLNKIDLPSAEPDKHAEEIAGLIGCKPSDVLRVSGKTGEGVADLLDHIVMEVPAPHGDPKAPARALIFDSVYDSYRGIVTYIRMEDGELKSREKVHMMGIGMTHEPIEIGVISPDMTPTKALGAGEVGYIITGAKDVSQSKVGDTVTSAVRPAAEALPGYRDPQPMVYAGLFPIDNAQFPELRDALDKLKLNDAALIYEPETSVALGFGFRCGFLGLLHMEIVSERLEREFGLDLISTAPNVPYEVTAEDNTVHRVTNPSEFPDGKIKKIVEPMVAADIITPKDFIGSVMDLCQDHRGIMGTMEYISTDRVEMHYRIPLAEIVFDFFDQLKSRTKGYASLDYHEDGEQAADLVKVDILIQGEKVDAFSAIVHRDKAYSYGVMMTKKLRELIPRQQFEIPIQAAIGSRIIARENIRALRKDVLAKCYGGDITRKRKLLEKQKAGKKRMKMLGHVEVPQEAFIAALSTGEAGNDRDTKDKIRAAQKTEG
- a CDS encoding aminotransferase class I/II-fold pyridoxal phosphate-dependent enzyme, producing the protein MNARHLRQVDIVRAAQASGVKLGKSHISQYVSGKTTPRADTLRFLADTLQVDEQWLLGHDRGRPDMPAQPKRVPDNPGGRADAPRTPSSQAAAPQTTSPSHELEGTPMRHFNKSTKLDNVLYDVRGPVVDEAARMEQSGMHVLKLNIGNPAPFGFRTPDEVVYDMSRQLSDTEGYSASKGLFSARKAIMQYAQLKNLPNVGIEDIYTGNGVSELINLSLSALLDNGDEVLVPSPDYPLWTACVNLAGGTAVHYVCDEESEWYPDIDDMRSKITDRTVAIVLINPNNPTGALYPKEVLQQIVDLAREHQLMIFSDEIYDRLVMDGLQHVSIASMAPDLFCVTFSGLSKSHMIAGYRIGWMVLSGNKSIAKDYIEGINMLTNMRICSNVPAQSIVQTALGGHQSVNDYIVPGGRLYEQREYIYNALNSIPGVTAVKPKAAFYIFPKLDVKKFNITDDEQFALDLLHDKRILITRGGGFNWHEPDHFRIVYLPRIEVLKDATEKLTDFLSCYRQ